One genomic window of Sporosarcina ureae includes the following:
- a CDS encoding ABC transporter permease: MTFLVFMLIRAIPGNPAQVILGQQATKEAVEALTIKLGLDQPWYTQYFSYLGGILKGDLGESMRTRLPVADEIWPYLAATLELALFAMIIAVVVGVNAGIISAWFQNSWFDYSAMVLALVGVSMPIFWLGLMGQWAFAIELQWLPTTGRENVRDPVSAITNLYIIDTLIQGRFDQLWVVIKHLILPGLALATIPMAIIARMTRSSMLEVMRSDYIRTARAKGQKMFWVVYKHALKNAIIPVLTVIGLQIGLLLGGAILTETIFAWPGIGRYIYDAINFRDYPVIQSGILIVAFIFVMINLIVDLLYGLIDPRIKYD; the protein is encoded by the coding sequence ATGACCTTTTTAGTTTTTATGTTGATTCGTGCAATTCCTGGTAATCCAGCACAAGTAATTTTAGGACAACAAGCAACAAAAGAAGCAGTAGAAGCCTTGACGATCAAGCTAGGTCTTGATCAACCATGGTATACACAATACTTCAGTTATCTTGGCGGAATTTTAAAAGGTGATTTAGGAGAATCCATGCGTACACGCCTTCCTGTAGCAGACGAAATTTGGCCTTATTTAGCAGCTACATTGGAGTTGGCATTATTTGCGATGATTATCGCAGTCGTTGTAGGGGTGAATGCGGGTATTATTTCTGCTTGGTTCCAAAATTCATGGTTTGACTATTCAGCGATGGTACTAGCACTAGTTGGTGTTTCCATGCCGATCTTCTGGTTAGGGTTAATGGGGCAGTGGGCATTTGCAATCGAATTGCAATGGTTGCCGACAACTGGACGTGAAAATGTCCGTGATCCTGTATCCGCTATAACCAATTTATACATAATTGACACGCTTATCCAGGGCAGATTTGATCAATTATGGGTAGTTATTAAACACTTGATCTTACCTGGACTAGCGCTTGCAACCATTCCGATGGCGATTATCGCCCGAATGACGCGTTCAAGCATGCTAGAAGTGATGCGTTCAGACTATATTCGTACAGCACGAGCAAAGGGTCAGAAAATGTTTTGGGTAGTATATAAGCATGCATTAAAAAATGCAATCATTCCTGTTTTGACAGTTATCGGTCTGCAAATTGGTCTACTCTTGGGTGGAGCTATTCTGACGGAAACCATCTTCGCTTGGCCTGGAATTGGACGTTATATCTATGACGCAATCAACTTTAGAGATTATCCTGTTATTCAATCGGGCATTCTCATCGTGGCATTTATCTTTGTCATGATTAATCTGATCGTCGATTTACTATATGGACTGATCGATCCGAGGATTAAGTATGATTGA
- a CDS encoding ABC transporter substrate-binding protein produces MRKGKLWSFALIMLLILSTALAACSGGDDNEGSGDKDKDAADKGGSENKTLVFGRGGDSTSLDPSRVTEGETFKVTVNLFETLLNFGEQDTTVQPGLAKEYDTSEDGLTYTFQLQEGVKFHDGTDFNAEAVVKNFERWANGDSDTFPYYNSMFGGFKDDEEHVIESVKADGESTVIITLKRPQAPFLKNLAMSMFAISSPEAFEKGDDEYERNPVGTGPFKFVEWKPNETITIEKNEEYWQEGLPKLERIIFQAIPDNSARLNALLSGEIDLADGINPADGVKIEDNDALQLFERPSMNVGYLGLTVTRAPFDKKEVRQAMNYAIDKQSIVDSFFEGRAEVAKNPMPSSISGYNEDVEAYAYDPEKAKELLKEAGLEDGFEMELWAMPVPRPYMPDGTKVAEAIQSNLADVGIKAKIVSYEWATYLDKASKGEADAFMLGWTGDNGDADNFLYVLLDEDNIGSNNYTYFKNDETHKLFLEAQTEVDEDKRIELYKQAQEILHEEAPWVPLAHSIPLLGGAKELTGFVPHPTGSDLLSNVEFK; encoded by the coding sequence ATGAGAAAAGGGAAACTGTGGTCGTTCGCGTTGATCATGCTTCTTATCTTATCGACTGCTTTGGCGGCTTGTTCAGGCGGCGATGATAATGAAGGCAGTGGCGACAAGGACAAAGACGCTGCGGATAAAGGCGGCAGTGAGAACAAAACGTTAGTATTTGGACGAGGCGGAGATTCAACATCTCTTGACCCATCCCGTGTAACAGAAGGGGAGACATTTAAAGTAACGGTGAATTTATTCGAAACGTTATTAAACTTTGGGGAGCAGGATACGACGGTTCAACCAGGTCTTGCTAAAGAGTATGACACAAGTGAAGATGGATTGACGTATACATTCCAATTACAAGAAGGCGTGAAATTCCATGATGGCACTGATTTTAATGCAGAAGCAGTCGTAAAGAACTTTGAGCGTTGGGCGAATGGGGATTCAGATACATTCCCATACTACAACTCTATGTTTGGTGGATTTAAAGACGATGAAGAGCACGTAATTGAATCGGTTAAAGCAGATGGAGAATCCACAGTAATTATTACATTGAAGCGTCCACAAGCACCATTCTTGAAAAATCTTGCGATGAGTATGTTCGCTATTTCAAGTCCTGAAGCTTTTGAAAAGGGTGATGATGAGTATGAGCGTAACCCAGTAGGGACAGGTCCATTCAAGTTTGTAGAGTGGAAGCCAAATGAAACCATTACAATTGAAAAGAACGAAGAATACTGGCAAGAAGGGTTACCAAAATTGGAACGCATCATTTTCCAAGCCATTCCTGATAACTCTGCTCGTCTGAATGCTTTACTATCCGGAGAAATAGATTTAGCAGATGGAATCAATCCAGCTGATGGAGTAAAGATTGAAGATAATGATGCATTGCAGTTGTTCGAGCGCCCTTCCATGAACGTAGGATACCTCGGATTAACAGTAACTCGTGCGCCATTTGATAAAAAAGAAGTTCGTCAGGCGATGAACTATGCAATCGATAAACAATCTATTGTCGATTCATTCTTTGAAGGACGTGCCGAAGTGGCGAAAAATCCAATGCCTTCATCTATTTCAGGTTATAACGAAGATGTAGAAGCATATGCATATGATCCTGAAAAAGCTAAAGAACTATTGAAAGAAGCAGGTCTTGAAGACGGATTTGAAATGGAACTTTGGGCAATGCCAGTTCCACGTCCATATATGCCGGACGGAACGAAAGTAGCGGAAGCTATTCAAAGCAATTTGGCTGATGTGGGTATTAAAGCGAAAATCGTTTCTTATGAGTGGGCGACTTACCTAGATAAGGCGAGCAAAGGGGAAGCAGATGCTTTCATGCTTGGTTGGACTGGGGATAATGGAGACGCAGACAACTTCCTATATGTACTATTAGATGAAGACAATATCGGAAGTAATAACTACACGTACTTTAAGAACGACGAAACACATAAGCTATTCCTAGAAGCACAAACAGAAGTAGACGAAGACAAGCGTATCGAGTTGTATAAGCAAGCACAGGAAATTCTTCACGAAGAAGCTCCATGGGTACCACTTGCGCACTCCATCCCATTGTTAGGTGGAGCGAAGGAACTGACAGGGTTTGTTCCGCATCCAACTGGTTCTGATTTGTTGTCGAACGTAGAATTCAAATAA
- a CDS encoding ABC transporter ATP-binding protein, which produces MNKPLLRVEGLKKYFPIRKGLIGKTVGHVKAIDNVSFHVNEGETLGIVGESGCGKSTTGRTIMQLLEPTEGVVEFQGKDLTKLSANDIRAVRRDIQMVFQDPYASLNPRHTIGKILEEPLIVHGGGNAKERREKVVEFLKIVGLSEYHATRYPHQFSGGQRQRIGIARALMTNPKLIIADEPVSALDVSIQAQVLNLMQDLQKEFNLTYIFIAHDLGVVRHISDRVAVMYLGKIVEITESEELYATPLHPYTQALLSAVPVPDPNYKKEQIIIEGDMPSPANPPSGCAFHTRCPFKMDVCTKVTPVLAEEKAGHSVACHLYSTESNDDIERKKQLEGSV; this is translated from the coding sequence ATGAACAAACCACTGCTAAGAGTTGAAGGATTGAAAAAATACTTCCCAATTCGCAAAGGATTGATTGGTAAAACAGTAGGTCATGTCAAAGCGATCGATAATGTTTCGTTTCATGTAAATGAGGGAGAGACGCTCGGCATAGTAGGAGAAAGCGGTTGCGGTAAATCGACGACAGGACGGACGATTATGCAGTTGCTGGAACCGACAGAAGGAGTCGTCGAATTCCAGGGGAAAGATTTGACGAAGCTCTCTGCTAATGATATTCGAGCGGTTCGTCGAGACATCCAAATGGTCTTCCAAGATCCTTATGCTTCATTGAATCCTCGTCATACAATCGGCAAGATATTAGAAGAACCATTGATTGTCCATGGTGGTGGCAATGCAAAAGAACGACGTGAAAAAGTCGTAGAGTTCCTAAAAATTGTCGGTTTGAGTGAATATCACGCAACACGTTATCCTCACCAATTTAGTGGAGGGCAGCGTCAGCGAATTGGGATTGCCCGCGCTTTAATGACGAATCCCAAGTTGATTATTGCAGATGAACCAGTGTCTGCACTTGACGTATCCATTCAGGCGCAAGTATTAAACTTAATGCAGGATTTACAAAAGGAATTCAATTTGACATATATCTTCATTGCACATGATCTTGGTGTTGTACGCCATATCAGTGATCGTGTGGCAGTAATGTACTTGGGGAAGATTGTGGAGATTACAGAAAGTGAAGAGCTATATGCAACCCCCCTCCACCCGTATACACAGGCTTTACTGTCTGCAGTACCTGTACCAGATCCAAATTACAAGAAGGAACAAATCATTATTGAAGGGGATATGCCAAGCCCAGCGAATCCGCCAAGCGGTTGTGCATTCCACACTCGCTGCCCTTTTAAAATGGATGTGTGTACGAAAGTAACCCCTGTATTAGCAGAGGAGAAAGCTGGTCATTCTGTTGCTTGCCATCTTTATTCAACGGAAAGCAACGATGATATAGAAAGAAAAAAACAATTGGAGGGATCTGTATGA
- a CDS encoding ABC transporter ATP-binding protein, whose translation MNKRKKLLEVKDLQTTFFTDSGEIPAVDHVDFYVREGEVLGIVGESGCGKSVTSLSIMQLVPSPPGKITGGEILFEGQDLLRKTEKEMREIRGNDVAMIFQEPMTSLNPLFTIGNQMSEAISLHQKKWSKKQIKDRAIEMLKLVGLPRSEEIMKEYPHQLSGGMRQRVMIAMALVCDPKVLIADEPTTALDVTIQAQILKLMRELNERMNTAILLITHDLGVVAETCERVVVMYAGQVIEEAPTEVIFKNPCHPYTRGLIQSVPDMRDKKDRLYSIPGNVPKPGSIDRGCRFAARCESAFSRCWVETPELYRNSENHQTRCFLYDEQEGVTGANEQTTAKS comes from the coding sequence ATGAACAAAAGAAAGAAATTACTTGAAGTTAAAGATTTGCAAACGACCTTTTTCACGGATTCAGGAGAAATTCCAGCAGTAGATCATGTGGACTTCTATGTAAGAGAAGGAGAAGTCTTAGGGATTGTTGGAGAATCAGGTTGCGGAAAGAGTGTCACCTCTTTATCTATCATGCAGTTAGTTCCAAGTCCGCCAGGGAAAATCACTGGAGGAGAAATCCTCTTTGAAGGTCAAGATCTCTTAAGGAAAACGGAGAAGGAAATGAGAGAGATTCGTGGGAATGACGTCGCAATGATCTTTCAAGAGCCTATGACTTCATTGAATCCACTTTTCACAATAGGCAATCAGATGTCTGAAGCCATTTCACTTCATCAGAAAAAATGGTCGAAAAAGCAAATTAAGGACCGAGCAATCGAAATGTTGAAACTAGTCGGACTACCCCGCTCTGAAGAAATTATGAAGGAATATCCTCATCAGTTATCCGGTGGTATGCGACAGCGTGTCATGATTGCAATGGCGCTTGTATGCGATCCGAAAGTACTCATTGCCGATGAACCTACAACAGCACTTGATGTAACTATTCAAGCACAAATCCTGAAATTGATGCGAGAGTTGAACGAGCGCATGAATACAGCGATTTTACTCATCACGCATGACTTAGGAGTGGTGGCTGAAACTTGTGAACGTGTCGTAGTCATGTATGCAGGACAAGTTATTGAAGAAGCCCCAACCGAAGTAATTTTTAAAAATCCTTGTCACCCTTATACACGCGGACTGATTCAGTCTGTACCAGATATGCGAGATAAAAAAGATCGTCTCTATTCGATTCCAGGTAACGTGCCAAAACCCGGATCCATTGATAGAGGATGTAGATTCGCAGCGAGATGTGAAAGCGCTTTCTCGAGGTGTTGGGTAGAAACACCGGAATTATACCGAAACTCCGAAAATCATCAAACTAGATGCTTTTTATATGACGAACAAGAAGGAGTGACGGGTGCTAATGAACAAACCACTGCTAAGAGTTGA
- a CDS encoding alkaline phosphatase family protein gives MTSTTTSSSVQATQPTGTISVVSFDGLGYQDAQRYIDKGIMLNLESFQKEAAYATDFITVTPSLTAPSHATLASGAAPSKTGIVSNQFHSTGEKVKDDQSGFAQTLGVTPIWKEARNQGKVTATVSFPDSNPENASAATYAVYSGGTLADSKLHNLKFSPIEDQRVKQLTATTTTEVEEAVITLDIKNSPSQQLYVLRIDEEEPELYISMDPKQIGEKVSANDWIGIVLDLPDFDSAGFYIKLKEDPADKDRLQLFQGTVMGGLYKGPDQFTDEIESEFGFYPAADEIDAFKKGDITREEYEQVGERFANWVTDVSLYIKDYYQPDLLFYYYPVVDTELHNFLLREPAQPGYDLSNVLEKEKYVSWAFGQADRAIGRIKNNLNPDDHLLIVSDHGLEPIHTRLSPNKELEKAGLLVKDEKGNVDTSKTKAYAEASGTIAHVYVNLKGREKNGIVKEEEYEQVKNEIVSVFTDKTVFSALSQDPERVAHPILSWLTGKADLAYTYPVPSVLSKQKNIEISPYEAVWTEEQEEYATFSNDNSGDVFLSAAPGYLMGKDAKIAVEPTQELGSHGGNPERLPLHPILFASGPKISSGEISERITMTDIAPSLYKLLDLKAPEFIDGQAIW, from the coding sequence ATGACTAGTACTACTACCTCTTCGTCTGTTCAAGCAACACAACCAACGGGCACAATTAGTGTTGTGTCATTTGATGGATTGGGTTATCAAGACGCACAGAGATACATAGATAAAGGAATCATGTTGAATTTAGAGAGCTTTCAAAAAGAGGCTGCCTATGCGACGGATTTCATTACAGTTACACCATCATTGACTGCGCCATCACATGCCACACTGGCAAGCGGTGCAGCACCTTCCAAGACGGGGATTGTGAGTAATCAGTTCCACTCGACAGGTGAAAAAGTAAAAGATGATCAAAGCGGATTTGCACAAACGTTAGGCGTTACACCTATATGGAAAGAAGCGAGAAATCAAGGAAAAGTAACAGCGACAGTCTCTTTCCCCGATTCGAATCCTGAGAATGCCTCTGCTGCTACGTACGCTGTTTATTCAGGTGGGACCTTAGCAGATTCGAAACTTCATAATTTGAAATTTTCACCTATAGAAGATCAACGTGTTAAACAATTAACTGCAACTACCACAACAGAAGTGGAAGAAGCGGTGATTACATTAGATATAAAGAATTCACCATCCCAACAATTATATGTGTTGCGAATAGATGAGGAAGAACCGGAACTCTATATTTCAATGGATCCCAAACAAATAGGAGAAAAAGTATCAGCAAACGACTGGATCGGTATCGTGCTAGACCTACCAGACTTTGATAGTGCAGGATTCTATATAAAACTAAAAGAGGATCCTGCAGATAAAGATAGGCTACAATTATTTCAAGGTACTGTAATGGGAGGTCTGTACAAGGGACCTGACCAATTCACGGACGAGATAGAATCTGAATTTGGATTTTATCCCGCGGCTGATGAGATAGATGCCTTCAAAAAAGGAGATATTACAAGAGAAGAATATGAACAAGTAGGCGAACGTTTCGCAAATTGGGTGACGGATGTCAGCTTATATATTAAAGACTACTATCAACCAGACTTATTATTTTATTATTATCCAGTTGTAGATACTGAACTGCATAACTTTTTATTGAGAGAACCTGCCCAACCAGGATATGATTTATCGAATGTGTTGGAGAAAGAGAAATATGTTAGCTGGGCATTTGGACAAGCGGACCGAGCGATTGGGCGAATCAAAAACAATCTTAACCCTGATGATCACTTATTGATTGTTTCAGATCATGGGTTGGAACCAATTCACACGAGGCTTTCACCGAATAAAGAGCTTGAAAAAGCCGGACTGCTTGTAAAAGATGAAAAAGGAAATGTGGATACATCTAAGACGAAAGCATATGCGGAAGCAAGTGGAACCATTGCGCATGTGTATGTAAATTTAAAAGGCAGAGAGAAAAATGGAATTGTAAAAGAAGAGGAATACGAACAAGTAAAGAATGAAATTGTATCAGTTTTTACCGATAAGACCGTTTTTTCTGCCCTTTCACAAGATCCTGAAAGAGTAGCTCATCCTATTTTGAGTTGGCTCACTGGTAAAGCGGATCTAGCCTATACTTATCCGGTACCTTCAGTCTTATCTAAGCAGAAGAATATCGAGATCTCACCGTATGAAGCGGTTTGGACAGAAGAACAAGAGGAATATGCAACTTTTAGTAATGATAATAGCGGTGATGTATTCTTATCTGCTGCTCCAGGATACTTAATGGGAAAAGATGCGAAAATTGCTGTCGAACCGACCCAAGAATTGGGGAGTCATGGTGGTAATCCTGAGCGTTTGCCATTACATCCTATTCTATTTGCATCAGGTCCCAAAATTTCAAGCGGCGAAATTAGCGAAAGAATAACGATGACCGATATTGCACCAAGTCTATATAAACTACTAGATTTAAAAGCTCCAGAATTTATAGATGGTCAAGCCATTTGGTAA
- a CDS encoding alpha/beta hydrolase family protein — translation MQKMITIRSGENNLSGALHLPEYRKEAIPLLIFIHGFVGSKVGEHRLFVKAARYFTEHGYGVFRFDFSGCGESDGDYADVTLTNQLKEVQDVIDYLSSFRGIDKSRISLVGHSMGGAVASLTAASDSRIKQLILWSPVGTPYEDIMGILGPKAVHEIIRQGSHDYHGFMISQTFLKDLKRHQPIEAIRSFTGPVHIVHAKEDEQISKEHARQYVNSLNKRLNGERVIEQYIEQADHTFSSYSFENELFDKSLTWLERNSVKQLAL, via the coding sequence TCACGATTCGTTCTGGGGAAAATAATTTGTCGGGTGCGTTGCATCTGCCTGAATATAGAAAAGAAGCTATACCTTTGCTTATATTTATCCATGGGTTCGTAGGTAGTAAAGTAGGGGAACATCGTTTGTTTGTTAAAGCCGCTCGTTATTTCACAGAGCATGGATATGGGGTATTCCGCTTTGACTTTAGCGGTTGTGGTGAAAGTGACGGAGATTATGCAGATGTGACATTGACTAATCAATTAAAGGAAGTACAGGATGTCATCGATTATTTAAGTTCGTTTCGCGGTATAGATAAAAGCCGGATTTCATTAGTAGGACACAGTATGGGAGGGGCAGTTGCGTCGCTAACAGCAGCGAGTGATTCACGTATTAAACAACTGATTCTCTGGTCACCGGTAGGTACACCATACGAAGATATAATGGGAATTCTTGGACCAAAAGCAGTTCATGAAATTATAAGGCAAGGCAGTCATGATTATCACGGATTTATGATCAGCCAAACTTTTCTTAAGGATTTGAAAAGACATCAACCTATCGAAGCGATTCGTTCATTTACCGGACCTGTTCATATTGTTCATGCAAAAGAAGATGAACAAATATCAAAAGAACATGCGAGACAATACGTAAATTCACTCAATAAGCGCTTGAACGGAGAGCGAGTAATTGAACAATATATTGAACAGGCTGATCACACATTTTCAAGTTATTCTTTTGAAAATGAATTGTTTGATAAAAGCTTGACGTGGCTTGAAAGAAATTCAGTAAAACAGCTTGCATTGTAA